The Engraulis encrasicolus isolate BLACKSEA-1 chromosome 3, IST_EnEncr_1.0, whole genome shotgun sequence genome segment ACTCACTTGACTTCCTGCACATTTGTAGGCTACTGGAACTCGGTGAATATGAGGGGCATTCCCCCTATAAGCATCCCTGTGCCACTAAACTTCCGCATAGATGCGCACTTTAGTTCCTGCACTGCATGGCATTCTTGGCATCATCTGCAAAGAGTTGATTTCTTATTCCATTTCAAAATATCATATCTATTATTATGTCACACTTTCTAAGTTTTTCCTTTTGCTTCATGAATTCCTGGAGTTGCTTATAACCTAAATGGCTCTGAGCCATAAATTATGTCTAAATCACAGGTGGATATTTTGACGTTTAGCGATATTTATCATAGCTATTTAACCTACTAACCAGGAGAGGATGTCCTGAATTAGGCCTATGTCTGAATCAACGCTGTGATTGTTGCCTTTGAAATAGGCTACTTTGAATGCTATTTTGAACATAAATGACCATAGCAAATCTTTGTTTGCTATACAATGCATGTCAATATAAAACTCAGAGACCAAAATTAAGTTCACGTTTCAAATATTTAATTCATCATATAGGAGCTCAACATCAAGTGCTCACAAATAAATACAAtcaaaatattaaataaataaaatattaaataaataactaaacatCTTTTCACAGGAACAAAACAAATATGACAACAATATTAGTAAGAAATTAATAATTCAAGTTCTGTCAGTTAGGTAGTAGTAggctattacacacacaaacgtcaaaCATGACATCATCAAGCAGGTTTCAAGAGTTATGCAATAAGTAGGTCTACTTGTAAGGCTTGGGTTTGTAGTCAACTGTCATTTCTACCTTCAAAGTAATATTCAAGTATTTATCTATAAGCCATTCAAGTGTCATCCCAGAGACATGGTCAGCAATAAGCCACCAGACCCTTCAGAGTCCCTTCATTTGTGCGTATCTGTAATTCTGATACACTCCGGTCAGTGCCATCAATATGCGTCTTGTGCTCTCTGCGCTCTGCGCCTTCACCGGCGAGCCCGAGTCTTCTTCACTTGTCACCTTGGCGTGTCCAGCAGGTGAGGCAGTGCTGTAGTTTGTAGTTTTCAGTCGACTGGTGTGTCGACTCTGAGATAGTTCAAGTTCAGTTTAATTCAGTCCTCGCTCCCCAGCCGACTGTGGTAAACTGGGTAGAGCAGGGCGACGACGTAGCCGTTGCTCGTGCTGGGCTCTGGCGGGCACTTGATCTCCTCGGTGCAGCTCAGACAGGTGGTGTTGAGCACTTGGTTCTCGGAGGTCTGTTCTTCTTGCTCTTGCTCTGTCTCATCCGACAATGGGCGAGCCTGCTCCTCCACCAATCCCTCTGCCGACTGGAACGCCAGGACCTGGTACTGAGCGAAAGGTGTCTCTTCGCACGACTCCTTGACTGCGCTATCGGTCGGCGAGTCAACGACACCATCCTCGGTCCAGATCTGCAGGAACACCACAAGGCACAGGATCACCAGCCAGCGCTTGGCGGGGCTCTTCTCGGTTGGTGGAAGGTATTTGCGGACGTGCGAGGGGTACATGACCCGGGTGTTCTTCCTCCTCTGGCGGGGAACTGCAGCGGGTCTGTGGGCAGCCTCCACGGGAGCCTGCTCGAAGGTAAAAATCTCGGGCTCTTTGCTCCGCGGCATCGCGGCGGCCATAGGAAAACTATCCTGGAAAAAGTTATTTGTCGGTAAAGACAATACAACGCTGTTTGATCTCATGTACATGATCTTGCTCTTGTTGTTCAGTTCTCCTCTTGTGTTGTCTTGTTAAGTCGAGTGACTTCTCTAACATCCAGAGGCACGGCAGGTTTATATAGCCTATTCGTAGGTTGTAGTTTTTTGCTTTTTAAGAGACGCCCATGGACAGGCAAAGGCCACTCCCTTTTTATGACCTAGCGCTGTTGCACAAACGTGGAAAGGCACATTTTGATACATCTGTTTCCTCTGAAATTGAGGTTGAAATCTTGTCGCACTGCCATTGAAATAAGAACAACTCACCCTCAAAGATAGAAAATAATGTATCTAAAAGTTACATCGGCCTACCTATTGGTAGAAAATAGATTTAAGAACGGTCTGcctaaaaaaacaaaagcaacccCTCCTGACTATTTTGGTGAAATTCGAGACAGAGTGAAAATAGGAGTAGGCCTAAAGTTAGACGAAATCAGTTGATATTAAATGTTCTGACTGCATGCGATTCTTATTTTATAcaattattttacaaataaagaCAATAAAAAGCTATTGCAAAAATACATAAAATGCATCCATGGTCATTCCAAATGCCCTGACTTGATTTATGAGCGTGGATGGGTTAAATTTCCCTCTCAACAAACATGCTTAAAAACGTAACCTAAATTATCCAGACATTGTTCATGTTGAGTCAGTCCATTTCTGCATCACCTTTTTTCTCAGTTACCGTAAACATTACTGAAATGAGAAAGGGAGTTAAGTTGTAAAATTAACGGCCTTCAACTGTTCATTCAACTCAGTGTACTGTAATTGTTAGGTTTTATTGCTTCCCTTTGTGGAGTTCAGGCGAGTCACTCAGGTCATTCGTTTCACAGATGTGGTCATCCAGCTGCAGATGCAGGTTTCCTAATGCTCGGTGACTGAATGTTTTTCAGGAGAACGGCATTAGTGTATTTAATGGGAACTAACTGCTGCTGGCTCCAACATAAATAACCAGCCCACACACCTAATGCACAATTGTGTTTTTGGAGTTTTCCTGGACTGCGGTGGATTGTatatgcagaggcgcatcttgtaaCAGGCTATGCAGTCAGCTGCTTGGGGCCTCCAAGCCCctatatggtgaataacagcttgcactttgctacagtagtagcaattttgtttcaaatgttcattcctttttgcttggggcccctcctaaccctagaattgcctctgtgtatacagtatagagtttgtgtgttcattgttgtttGGATGCAcagatgcagatgcacacacacacatacgtgcacacacacacacacacacacacacacacacacacgcatgcacacgcacatgtacacacgtacgtgcatgcatgcctgcacgcatacgcacacacaacctCCACTAAAAGGGCTCTGTCTTTCCCTTCAGTGCCAGGACGGTCTCTtcctggcaagtgtgtgtgtgtgtgtgtgtgtgtgtgtgtgtgtgtgtgtgtgtgtgtgtctgtgtctgtgtctgtgtctgtgtgtctgtgtctgtgtctgtgtgtgtgtgtgtgtgtgtgtgtctgtgtgtgtgtttgagtgactgGGTTTGTCCAGTCAGAGTCAGACACAACCAGGCAGTTTCtcatgtctgtctctttgtctgtctgctctcctctcctctgctctcctcttcctctcccctcctctcctctcctctcatctcatctcctctcctctcctctcctctcctctccccacccatcATGTCTGGTCTccgttgagagagagaaaggccacacacacacacacacacacacacacacacacacacacacacacacacacacacacacacacacagacacacccacacagacacacacacacacacacacacgtcccgttTCATGTCTGGTctctgctgagagagagaaaggccacacacacacacacacacacacacacacacacacacacacacacacacacagacacacccacacagacacacacacacacacacacacacacacacacacacacacacacacacacacaccctcacagacacacacacatgtcccgtTTCATGTCTGGTctctgctgagagagagaaaggccacCGGGGTGTGAAAACGCTAGCCAGCCGGGCCGCGTCTGTCTCGGATGCCAGCTCGAGGTGTGCAGTGTTTAGTTTAGGATGTGACTACATGCACTGCCGGTGTGTCATCCCTCCAAAATTACTGTACTTCAAAAGGGCATCGCTTAAGAAGACCTACAGCAGACcgactgcattttttaaaaagtaggacttaaaaacaaaaaggtctcccccacccaccaccacaccaacccGTGTCCCCCCCCTCCTCCGGGCAAGTATGTAGCTTGTGCAGTTCGGTGTGCTGTGAGAAAGTATGTGAGTTTTAAGGCAACGCCTCAGGTGGTGCCTGGGAACTCTGAGGTCTGGGACGAAGGCCAAAAAAGGAGAGTGCCTTGCTTTGCCTGCGAGCAAGCCTGCCCTCACTGCCAGCCTTGCTTGCAACAGCAATGTCTAGCTTGCAGTGTGAGTGCTCTGCACTGGCATTTTGATtgattacacagacacacacatacacacacacacacacacacacacacacacacacacacacacacacacacacacactgcagtgcaggTGGCCTCAGGTGTGCCAAGTCACTTGTTGCACAAGTTTCGCTTATGTCTGAAAAGTGTTCATGAGAAATTGCAGACACACGGCTGCACCCTGTGCCAGCATGCTGCTTTGTTCCTGACATTTTATAGCTgaataataggcctaactgaattCATGAACACATTTCATACAAGACATCTAGCTCAATGTATTTAACAGTTCATTTAGCAACAATATAAAGaagtaataatgaaataaaatgaaaataaatgataaGATAAAAAATGAAACTAGAAAGTAGAAGTATCCTTTCGCTAATTATTTCTACAGCCAGGGTTTTTATATAATGgctttgtgtgtttttggggaTATGTGTAAAGGAGTGAACTTGGCTTAATACACAGCATGACATATACTACATGCATGCAATATTGGTATGGTACAGCATGAAAAAGATCTTTTTCAACTGACTTGTAGTTAGGATTCATAAGAGCTTTGCACATGATTTTATGGTGCCACTGCTCACACATTTTTGGTTTGTCACTGCAATTAACGTTGCAGTTTACTGGCAAGTCAGACTGTTTTTTCTGCCGTGGGTTTCCATCTGTAGTTTACTATTACATTACGtagcattacacttggctgacactttttttaATCTAAAGGGACTCAATATTATTGATaaggtattggttccagtccctggagaagtatgggattaggtgccttgctcaagggcacatcagccttGGAGTATGGGAGGGATTGGTAGGGTtgaattcgaaccggcaaccctctgatcttcagtccatctccttaacaacTTGACCATGGCTGTTTACTAGGTTAGCAGCAGATTATATTAGGCGGTTCTCTCTCGGAAGGGTCAAATTCTGTTCGCTCAAAACATGGCCGTCCTCCCAGTGTTTTGGCCATGCACGTTCTACTACTTTATGACATCATGGTGTGCACGTGTTATTTTGCGTTTTGATACATATGAAACTAAGCGGATGCAGCGAAGGGATTTGATCACGTTGCCAAAAATTAGCAGTCAGTGTTCTTTCTCAGAAGAGAGCAGTCAAACACTGTCCACTCCACACAAAAGCCCTGGCACAGGGAGGCAGTAACACAGCAACACTAGGGTGAGTTATGGGGGCAAATGACgcagaagctgacagggggagagAGTCTCAGGCCCAGaactgagtcctcattacatataTCTATTGTATGGGGTACTCAtgtagggccctttcagataactttatcCTGGGGCCAGATAAAGCTGACACCAGCCCTGCCCtcaaaagctacacacacacaaagacaaagacacgcacacgcacacacacacacacacacacacacacacacacacacacacacacacacacacacacacacacacacacacacacacacacacaaagcaaaaggCCCACAAAAGCTCACAGGCCGCCATGAGCAGAATTGGTAGCGACAGGCAGCAGTGTGGTGTGATCATTATCCAGACTGGGCTCCAGCGCCGGCTGAGATGTGGGTCATTGTTGTGACATAATTCCCCAATCAAGTGCCATCTCTCAATTGGTTGCTGGTTGGCACCGGTCGGGGGGCTACGTGCGGATTGTCAGGGACCTGCGACCGTACCAGGGGCCACAGACAGGGGGCGATCtcagagaaaaaaggcttcatgaCAGGGAACAAGGGGACACTTGGTGCTGTCATAGACatacagagcagacacacacaaacaaacacaaaacatgcatacaaacaaacacacattaacatgTGTGAACGTAaatacactcatacatgcacacacgcacgcacgcacgcacacacacacacacacacacacacacacacacacacacacacacacacacacacacacacgatagtagGAAGAAGTGTTAATATATACTGCAATTCAAATACATGAGCGAAAAATCTCAGACGGCAAGCAAgagcatttgtttacatctgtGGCAACATACCTGGCCATTCATTTGCGTACACGGTGAGATAATAATAGCATCGACAAAAGACATAGTTTGCTCTGATCTACATCAGCAAAGCTCTGTGATCTTTCCCCAGTTTAGTAGAATGCCACTATTTTTAGAAGCACTTAGGTAAATACCTTTGTCGTCAGATAAGTAGACCTAAGGTGTTTCCTTTTTCATGGGGATATGTTTAACCTTTGTTTAAACAATGGGTGTAAGACCGGCATGTCAACAGTAGTCATTGTTAGATGCATGGTTTTTTCTCTGTTGGATTTCCTTCAAGCGTAGGATTTCTTAACTTCTTAACAAAAGGAACATTGTATAGTCTTAAAagttcacacaccacacacacacactcacacacacacacacacacacacacacacacacacacacacacacacaccacacacacacactcacacacacacactcagatagaaTGCATTTCAAACGAAAAGGGCAGGAGGACAGACGTATTGTTGTTAACAGGTTTGACATTTACGTAAATGTTGTGTGGGAATAGAAAACCCTCGAATACGTCAGAAAAAAGCAGTTTCCATGATTATCTATTATCTATGGAAGAATACATAGCGAACACTTGACTGCAAGATGAATGATAAGAAAGTGTTTTTCTTATCTCTCAACGCTTATGTTGAGTTGAGAATTGGCTTGAAAAGAATTATGGGTCGCACCCTCAACTTCCTCTTTTTTATACATTTAGTTTCAGTCATTTCGTATAAAGAAGATGTTATTCATTTGTCACGGTCGTGGCTCAAGCAGGTAAAGAGCCATACTGTTGCgccagggacccaggttcgagtccggcctaaAGTCATGTAACAAAATCCTCTCTTTATCAAAGTGAATCAAAGACATACTTTTAGCCCTTTATCGTCACTGTCTTTGCCCTTTTTTCCCTCTATCATAGTTGATGAAACATTTGTCTTTCCGTCCCCAGTCCATATCTGTCAGTCTCTCAATTTCACTCTGTGTTCTTGAGAAAATGCTGATTGAGGCCCAATACGGAACTCAGACCAAATTATTTGAAGAACACTGTGTTCTCCTGTGGTGCATCTCCAGTGAATAATCAGCGTGAAAAAGATTGATCCCAGACACATTTTTTAAGATCTTTGTTGGCCATTCAAGCATTTACTTGGACAGGACAATCAGAGAGTGTGACAGGGAACAACCTCAATATGCACTTTGTTTCATCAACTGTGATAGAGGAACAAAGGGCCGAGACAGGGATAGATAAAGGGCTAAAAATATGTCTTTGTTTCATCAACtttgataaagaaagagagatactTGTTACATGAACTGTTAATCAAATATGCAATAATAAGCAAACCATGTTTATATATAGGGTCAGGCTGGGCTTtggccttcgtcgaaggcctttCTAAGTAACTGTCGTACATCTTGTCCATGTCAAAAGTTTTCCATACCTACAGCTTCCAGCGTGGACCTTGTTTTGATTACCAACTTCCAGAGATGTCACAAGTTCCTTCTGAGTGACACCAGTAAATATTGCAGCAGATATTTTCACCACTCACTGTCCCCTTATATGGTAACATTGTCCCCTGACAACTACTACAAGCAGGTAAACACGCAAGTGTGAAACCTAAAGAACGAAATGCGTGTGCGAATAGTAATCAACACGTCGCCAAgtaaaccaacaacaaaaacaatgccACGTAACGTTATGTGTACGGTAGTATATATACTCATTAAATTCTCATCAGTGAGCTACAAGTGAGTGTGCACTACACCTGTATGACAAACAGGTAGTTGAGATAAGAGCGCTTAATAATGCTTCAGGCAGTCTCACTTTGCCTTTTACCGCCATGTACGCCTTGCTGTGAATGAGCAAGAAGGGTGTATGAGCAAGAGATGTCACAATCATTTGGGAAACACAGTGAGCAGGTGTtctgtgtaaaggtgtgtgtacgtgcgttggGAATATgtaatgcaggtgtgtgtgtgtgtgtgtgtgtgtgtgtgtgtgtgtgtgtgtgtgtgcgtgcgtctgcttaTGTTTTGCAGGTGTACAAcacatccatctgtgtgtgtgtgtacgcgcatgcgcTTGTGTTTCTCTGATTCCCAACAACATGACACACTAAGCGTGCGTCGGGGAGATGTAAGgcaggtgtgcgagtgtgtgtgctttgctgaTGTTTTGCAGgtgtatctatctgtgtgtgtgagtgcgcgtgcgcgATGGTGTGTGACGTCTCTAATTCCCAACAACATGACACCCCAAGCGCTGAGTGAAGAGAGGTGATGAGTGGTAGTAGTAGTTTACACCTGTGCATGACGTGGTGTcaaacatcacaacacatcaACACGCCAGCAGtgctgtgtgtatgggtgttgtAATGGGTGCTTTGAAGTCCTCGAAACCAGACCCTCACCGCCTGCAGATGATGACCTTAAAAGCAGATAGGGAGAGAAGCTACGTACCCACTGCTACCTCACTTCTCCAGCCCTCACGCGACACACTACAGACAGACCACATCAGACCATGACATCACAGCATGGAATtccaactctttgagtgttgaattaaaggatagttccggcgtaaaatgaaagtttcaccatcgatttcccatgccccaaaatgtgtctaatgatgagccattccgggaaatgccgcgccattatggagttagcttattttaaactttttggcgaataacgcagccaatgcatcacggcggggccaatttgtaaatattattttctgatgtttccccgctataaacaacctcaaaaacgctacacacttcatcacaaaggtctcgtcaatcaaaccaaggcacagagaagatcatcggaccacacagtctttcactgaccagtgttttcagaggtgtcacaCTGTTGCAACTcactagtctgacccggatgcaggctacttcatcaggtggctaggtaggctaaacatggtccgcagTTCTTATATCGGCTGCGGCCATAAAATGAAAAGCTCCGCATGAAAGACGTGACGTATGCCATGTGCGTTGCacccttttttggggaaaaacatttgggggaaagccaatgcaagtcaattggtggtgttgggaaagaataaacgaaagacaaagaCCTGCAGGCATTGTTCACgctcaaaatgctgaaaatgtGTTGTATTGCCagatgttcaaataatatagccaatcagccatggctgaagcatggactgtgtttatttaggctagccgatgtagcatgtaagttaatgagacattcgatttgttttcccccaaaaaggggcgtaaagCACATTCaccagcaaagtacccggatggccgttcatatgTATAGGGAAGGTTCTGCAAAGGACATGGGCCGGAATAGatcccgggtcgccagcgtagcagccgAGGGCGCCgccagagcaggggtggggaacccatgtctagagggccgtttgcggcccttgaggccgttttatccggcccccgatatcattgtaatgttatgcaactttgcatgaaatatgacatattttgtaaaggaatcttagaaattacatttccaatgcaattaagttataatcAGGGGACCTAGATaatgtggggactgttttaaaggtgtctaccttcaatgtGGGCCTAAATTGcttggggaaatcctgatttgtgttcatagtacggccctccgaggacttttatgacccttgtaggaatttgaagtggcccctcgaataaaTAAGGTTCCCCAGCCATGCGTTAGGCCGCCGCACACTGGCTCTGACAGCACtgagtgcggcgcacttttgcttccgacagaattcggacccccaaacccaatttcacaagaacattgcattgatagtcaatggccggcgccgacaaaatagaacttgtctgtaattgctatccgacatcggcaaatgtccgcggacatcggcgccagtgtgcgtggttctattgaaaacaatggaatcgaattttagctgagcagtgctcaacaatttgtcggagccggtgtgcggaagcccttagagccacggtagggccaacacCATACTGTAATATAAGCTATAGAATACTGTAAAAGTCAACTCTCTCACAGAAAGTGTTGAGTTTAACACTGTATGAAATGACCATGTGTATCTGAATATAAGATAACCCTGAATCGAAGACGACTCCGATTTTTAAagggctatttttagtgggggaaaaaaacctctgcttagaatagtgttgaattataATAGCAAACT includes the following:
- the ier3 gene encoding radiation-inducible immediate-early gene IEX-1, coding for MYMRSNSVVLSLPTNNFFQDSFPMAAAMPRSKEPEIFTFEQAPVEAAHRPAAVPRQRRKNTRVMYPSHVRKYLPPTEKSPAKRWLVILCLVVFLQIWTEDGVVDSPTDSAVKESCEETPFAQYQVLAFQSAEGLVEEQARPLSDETEQEQEEQTSENQVLNTTCLSCTEEIKCPPEPSTSNGYVVALLYPVYHSRLGSED